One part of the Arachidicoccus terrestris genome encodes these proteins:
- a CDS encoding HYC_CC_PP family protein — MKKVFAVILSFVYFVAIGGVGMNLHYCCGVLDHAEFSYAGTSTAGNNSCGMESSFMGKNCCKNVHKQLKIERAQQNASNIAVPAAYSFIAILPDFPEPTPLSFDVGEAKSSFLAHGPPLPNNIPVYLKNCSFLI, encoded by the coding sequence ATGAAAAAGGTATTCGCAGTTATATTATCTTTTGTTTATTTCGTGGCCATAGGCGGCGTGGGGATGAACTTACATTATTGCTGCGGTGTATTGGACCATGCGGAATTCAGCTATGCAGGTACATCGACTGCAGGAAATAATAGCTGCGGCATGGAGTCGTCCTTCATGGGAAAAAACTGTTGCAAGAATGTTCATAAACAGTTAAAAATAGAGCGGGCGCAACAAAACGCGTCAAATATAGCCGTTCCGGCCGCCTATTCCTTCATCGCTATATTGCCGGATTTTCCAGAACCCACTCCATTGAGCTTTGATGTAGGGGAGGCCAAGAGTAGCTTTTTGGCTCACGGACCACCCTTACCAAACAATATTCCCGTTTACTTAAAGAACTGTAGTTTTCTAATTTGA
- a CDS encoding potassium transporter Kup, which yields MINNDSNTIRKRLLKISLASLGIVFGDIGTSPLYALRECFYGEHGMYVSNENIYGVLSLIFWSLIVIISIKYLILILRADNEGEGGIVALMELVLPAKKKRTYLFLLVIGLFGAALLYGDGMITPAISVLSAMEGLEVATPLFKPYIIPATILILFILFCFQKRGTAGVGMIFGPIILLWFLTLAILGLNSIFKHPTILHALNPVYAIDLFRINGLAGLKVLSAVFLVVTGGEALYADMGHFGKKPIRISWFFVVLPCLVLNYFGQGALLVEHHQFAVNPFYHLAPKWMLYPLVVLATMATVIASQAVISGAFSLTYQAIQLGFLPRFQVVHTSASEKGQIYIPQLNWMLFIAIVALVVFFRTSGNLAAAYGVAVSTTMVITTIMAYVAMTKLWKWKRPLAIVITVFFLSIDSLFFFSNIIKIPFGGWLPLIVAGAIFYIMLTWYKGRRMMNIQLKKVTDAIPKFIQYYKRKAEHIVSGTAIYMSSNPKNIPPTLVFNLQHNKILHAHIVLLTVEHLTIPYAGAINNYEVQRIDDAMIQVKIRFGYMDAPDVPRVLKRINYPGFVLDEHATYFLGKESVVITKTTGMHPLREMLYEFLIRNSVRATRYFNLPNDRVFEIGSQIRL from the coding sequence ATGATAAATAATGATAGTAATACAATAAGAAAAAGACTGCTTAAAATAAGTTTAGCATCTCTTGGAATCGTATTTGGAGATATTGGCACCAGTCCTTTATATGCTTTACGCGAATGTTTTTACGGTGAGCACGGGATGTATGTTAGCAATGAGAATATTTATGGTGTTTTATCTTTGATATTCTGGTCGCTTATCGTTATAATCAGTATTAAGTATTTGATTCTGATATTAAGAGCCGACAATGAAGGAGAGGGAGGGATTGTGGCTTTAATGGAGTTGGTATTGCCCGCCAAAAAAAAGCGTACCTACCTTTTTTTACTGGTGATCGGTCTTTTCGGAGCGGCACTTCTGTATGGCGACGGCATGATCACCCCGGCCATTTCTGTTTTAAGTGCCATGGAAGGCCTGGAAGTGGCTACACCTCTTTTTAAACCGTATATTATTCCTGCCACTATACTTATATTGTTCATTCTCTTTTGTTTTCAAAAAAGAGGCACAGCGGGTGTCGGTATGATCTTTGGCCCGATAATTTTACTCTGGTTCTTAACACTGGCTATTTTAGGCCTGAATTCAATTTTTAAGCATCCAACCATTCTTCATGCCCTAAATCCAGTATATGCCATTGATTTATTTAGAATAAATGGCCTTGCAGGACTAAAGGTGTTAAGTGCCGTCTTTCTGGTAGTGACGGGTGGAGAGGCGCTATATGCCGACATGGGTCATTTTGGGAAAAAGCCCATCCGGATCAGCTGGTTTTTTGTCGTACTTCCGTGTTTAGTGCTCAATTATTTTGGTCAAGGAGCTTTATTGGTTGAACATCATCAATTCGCAGTAAATCCTTTTTATCATCTTGCCCCCAAGTGGATGCTATACCCGCTCGTTGTTTTAGCCACAATGGCAACAGTGATCGCTTCTCAGGCAGTGATCTCAGGTGCGTTCAGCCTAACCTATCAGGCCATACAACTGGGCTTCTTACCCAGATTTCAGGTGGTGCATACCTCCGCCTCTGAAAAAGGCCAGATATATATACCACAGCTGAACTGGATGCTGTTTATAGCTATTGTTGCCCTCGTAGTCTTTTTCAGAACCTCGGGCAATCTGGCTGCCGCATACGGTGTTGCCGTTTCTACGACCATGGTGATCACGACTATAATGGCATATGTAGCCATGACTAAACTGTGGAAGTGGAAACGACCTCTAGCAATCGTTATTACTGTTTTTTTCTTGTCGATTGATTCACTGTTTTTCTTTTCTAACATTATTAAGATCCCTTTCGGTGGCTGGCTTCCTTTGATTGTAGCAGGCGCCATATTCTATATTATGCTTACCTGGTATAAAGGTCGCAGGATGATGAATATTCAGCTCAAGAAGGTGACAGACGCTATTCCAAAGTTTATTCAGTATTATAAGCGCAAAGCCGAGCATATCGTAAGCGGTACGGCTATTTATATGTCGAGTAATCCGAAAAACATTCCCCCGACACTGGTTTTTAATCTGCAACATAATAAAATACTGCATGCGCATATCGTTCTTTTGACTGTTGAGCATCTTACTATTCCTTATGCAGGTGCAATCAATAATTACGAGGTGCAACGAATAGATGACGCTATGATACAGGTCAAAATCCGTTTTGGTTATATGGATGCACCGGATGTACCCAGGGTGCTTAAACGAATCAATTATCCGGGATTTGTTTTAGATGAACATGCGACTTATTTTCTTGGAAAAGAATCCGTTGTCATAACAAAGACTACAGGAATGCACCCATTAAGGGAAATGTTGTATGAGTTTTTAATAAGAAATTCGGTCAGAGCCACCAGGTACTTTAATCTGCCTAACGACCGGGTCTTTGAAATCGGATCGCAGATCCGGCTTTAA